CTCAATCTGGATGTAAAATTCTACACATTCTATTTGAATGTCCTTGACTCATACAATGATTGCAAAATACAGGTAGTGATTCGTATTCAACTTTCTGAATAAATTCTTCTATATTGCCCTCAAGGTTCCTGATCTCGATAATAACCTCATTTAAAATTGGCTTTGCAAGGTCAATTTCAATTCTAATCTTTGCAGTAGTGGGTCTTGTTTTGATGGTTGTTGCCTTGTCCAAAACCAAAGAAAAACCTATAGGATCAACTATACGACATATTGCGTCCCACTCATAGAAATGCCATGGGAGATCAGGAAGTGTGATCCATACCGGAACTCTGGTGGTATTAGGTTCCGGTTTAAATTTTGTGATCCACTTCTCAAGACTCATCACAAAATCACCACCCAAATTTACAAAACTTCTAGTAGCTACTGCATTGTGATCATCTAAGTTATCAAAATCAATAAATACATGTTTCATGTCATAAGCTCCAATGGTTATGCAACCTTTCCCAGAAAATACTTTCGCGAATTCCTTCCTAATAATGTCGATCGAGGGACGTATCTTAGAAAACTTACCGACTATAGTCCATTTTCATGACTGAGCCAAGATATCATTTTTCTCCTTAGTAAAACTTACCATTGGTTTGCTGTTAATTAGCTCGTAAGATCTGGGAGGGAGTCGGATTCTGCTCCTTGGTTTTGGGGTTTTGATTCCTATGGCACATATGTAAGAATTGTTGCCATTGCTTTGAGAGCTAGCAGCTTTATTAGCAGTAATATGGGTCCAGGGGTTTGGAGAATTTTGATTAGAAAAAGAAATTCCACTAATATTTGTGGGTTGGGGTCTAAAGAATTTTTGATTTGGGATAAGAGATGTTGTTGGAATCTGGGTGGGGTTTAAAGGCGAGGGATCAGGGGGGACGATTGGGTCCATTGAATGGAGGAGGCCATGGCCGGAACAGTAACCCAAATTTGATATTCACGTGAGAGAAGAGAGGGTTTGCCAATGTTACCGTTGAGAGCATGTGAAATAATGAAAGAAAAGTGGAGAGTACGGCCCTCTTTGTTCTTATAAGTTATAAATTTGAAAAATTCAAAGTAATAAATACTAAATCATTCTTGGTATATTTAGTACTATAtaaaaagaaattagaaaaatgacTGCGTGCGTAGCGGAGtcaggatttgaagtttatgggttccgGATAATAGTCCgtttaagttactgggttctaaataGATAATTTATAATATTTAGTAAATTTCTTAAACCAAATACAAGATTTAGATCAAAACTACTGAGCTCGCCCGAACCCGAATCCTGCACGCTAGCTCTGACCCGGACTGCATGCTTTTGTTTTTGTTAAAGAAGAAGGCAGAATGGCCTAAATGTCACCTATACTTGTGCCATTTTGTCATGTCGGTCCCCAAACTTAATAATTTACCAATTGAACACTTACACTCCTTCAAACCGTGTATAATAAATGCTTATGACAGGAGGATACCAGTATGTGTAATATAATCTCCTACACGTAGGATGCCACGTCAAAAAAATTAAACCACGTAGGTTCCAGGTCATTTATTATGGCCATATAGGAAAATAAAACGGGAAATGATTATTAACCCCCCCCACCCCCTACCCCACCCACCCAAACACAAATTTTTTCATCATTTTACACTTACCCTCTTAGTTATGGCTTAGAAAGTATCGAACCACTTCTGTCTCTCCTCTCTTCTCCGTCATCGTTGCTGGGATTTTCATCATCGCAGTTGTTATTAAAGTTTGTGGGGTAAGTTTCTTCATCTGTTCTTCATCTTTTGTCTTTATTGATCTTCATTTCCCTCAATATATGGGGCCTTTGCTCTGTTTATGATTTTTAGAGGAAGGCTAGGTTAGACAGTAATTGTTGTTTCATTTTCCTCAATATATGGGGCTTTTGCTATGTTTCGTTACATTTTGAAGTGAAACCCCTTTTTAATGTAGTTTCTTGCATGTAATGGCATGTTGGGTTATTTCGTTTAGTTTATGGATTTTTTTTTGTCAAATCAGAATTTCATCTTATATTTATGCATTTTTTTGTGAAGTTTGTTGGGTCTCGTTTTTGTCAGTGGTGCACCAGAGTATTTATGAATATTATACGGTATTGTGGGGACGAAAAAGGAATCTTAAAAGCTTTTTTACTTAAAAAATCTGTCTTTTTGTTGGTTTGTTTATGGAGTTGTGTAAAGGTGCAACTTTTGATAACAAATAATCATTGATAACACTATTTTTTTGTTACTTTATAGGTATGAGAAGAAAATGGCTTCAAGCCTAGTTAACCTACAAATCTACCACAACAGTAATTTTGTATCGGACCCTGAGCTAAGGTGTGCAAATGGACTAACTTGTTCTCAATTAGCTACAGTTGATATTGATGAGCTGCATATTATGTTGTTTCACAAGTTTGCTAGGAATTATTACATTTTAAAAACAGATACTGATGTGTTAAAGTTTCTTAATACATTGAAAGGTGGTGACTTTGTTGATGTTTGTATTGTCCATAAAATTAGTAATCCTATTCTTATTGAGGACATAACTGAACTGGACCCCACTCTACAAATACTTGGGCATGACAGTGGGTTAAATGCTAGGGCTGATGTGTCACCTCCCAATAATGATATAAATAGGACTGAAAATGACAAAGATAAGGGTAAGGGGTAGATTTAAATGGAGAAATAGAAGAATCAGATGAAGGTGAAGGTAATAACTTCTCATCCTATCACCTTCAAACATCAGAATCTGATTTTGATGAAGACTTTGATGATTTTGAAGAGTCTGACTCACTGTTTGATATTGATGAGAATATTGAAGAGTGTAGTGATTTGGAAGATGACTCACCTGAAATTAGATAGTCTAAAATCAACAAAAATAAGGATGCCCAAGTAAATGTAGATGAGATACCATCTGGTCCAGTTGGTATAGATTCTAGTTTTGAAGATATACATAAGAACAAAAGGGAAAAATATGAAGGGAAACTAGGAGGGGATGACCAGTATTTTGATAGCTCAGATCCAGGTAGTAAGTGTAGTGATGATGAAAAAGAACTTGTTGGACCTAATGAAGTAAGGGATGTACCAGTTAGGAATCCAAGTAAGAAGTTCTATTTTGACACAAGTtgcaaaaaaaatattatttgaattgtataTGATATTTGAGAATGTTGTACAGGTTAGGGAGGCATTGCAGACCTATTCTATTCAAAAAAGTGTGAACCTTAAGTTGAAACCTAATAAGAGGGAAAGGGTTAGGGCAAACTGCACAAAGAAAGGTCGTACATGGCATATTCTTGGCAGCATAGAAGGTAGCACTAGGAATTTTAGGGTGATTACATACTACCCTGTCCACAAATGCTAGAAGAAGACAAGGAACAAGATGTGTAACCTACCATGGATTGTAAAATATTTCAAAGACAGAATAATCAGTGAGCCTCAAATTAAGCTTCATCAAATTCAAGCCTTAGTTAGGAAAGCATATGGTCTGTATGTGAGTTAAACTTCATGCAGAAGAGCAAAAATGATAGTTATGAAGGAGAAATATGGGTGATTACAAGAAAGAATTTGCTAGGCTTCATGATTATGTTGAAATACTAAAGTCTACTAATCATGGCACTACTGCAGTGATAAGGACATCTAAGAATGCAGAACCTAGCAAGGAGGTGTTTATGGGCATTTATATTTGTCTTGAAGAATTAAAAACTGGATGGTTAGAAGGGTGCAGAAATATAATTGGCTTTGATGGTGCATTCCTAAAGGGAATATGTAAAGGTGAACTGCTTTCCTGCATTTTTAAGGATGAAAATAATTAAATGTACCATGTGGCTTGGGCAGTAGTTGAAAAGGAATCAAAGGATACATGGTCTTAGTTTATCAGATGTCTCGAGCATGATCTGAACTTGACAGAAACTGAAGGAGAAGGGTTGGCAATTATGTCTGATATGCAGAAGGTATGGTTTCTAACACTTTGTCTTTAAAATGTAATTGTTTTCATTTATGTTTAAGTTATAACAATATAATATTGTTGATTGTAGAGTTTTTATCTAGCAATAACTTAGTTATTGCCAAATTCTGAGATGAGGTGGTGTGCTAGACATATCTGGGCTAATTGGAAGCAAACTTGGCCTGGCGAGGAAAGAAGGAAAAAATTCTGGCAGTGTGCAAGAGCTACATTTGAAGTTTACTTTAGCAAGAAGGTGGATGAAATGGACCAGCTGGGTGGAGATATTGTTCAAGACTTACTGAAATACAACAAGAAGACATGGTATAGGACATACTTCAAAGAACATAGTAAGTATGATGTAGTGGAGAACAACATGTGTGAGACATTCAATAGTTGGATATTGATAGCTAGGGACAAATCTATCATTACTATGTTAGAAAAAATTAGAATCAAGTATATGGAGAGGATGAATAGCATGAGAGAGTTTTCTAGAAAATGGGTAGGTGATATATCACCCATGGATATGAAAATGCTTGGAGATAATGCTCAAAGGGCAGCAAAATGTGAAGTCAAATTTGATGGTGAAACAGGGTATGAGATCCAAGATGGGCCATATAAACATATTGTTGACTTTAGGAGGTGTTCTTGTACTTGTAGATCATGGTAACTCAAAGAAATTCCATGTGCACATGCAATTACATCAATACATTATAAGAACTATAAGGTTGAGCCATATGTTGGCCATTGGTATAGGGAAGACACCTACCTTAAGGCATACATCATATTCATTCAACCTTTAACTAGTATGAATTTGTGGCCAAAAAGCACACTTCCAGCTATTGAGCCACCTGTTATAACTGCAATGCTAGGAAGgcc
This sequence is a window from Nicotiana tomentosiformis chromosome 5, ASM39032v3, whole genome shotgun sequence. Protein-coding genes within it:
- the LOC138893124 gene encoding uncharacterized protein, whose protein sequence is MKHVFIDFDNLDDHNAVATRSFVNLGGDFVMSLEKWITKFKPEPNTTRVPVWITLPDLPWHFYEWDAICRIVDPIGFSLVLDKATTIKTRPTTAKIRIEIDLAKPILNEVIIEIRNLEGNIEEFIQKVEYESLPNFTSRLRVQNNSEVNEQTKRNDTNQNENVRAVRRNEHRREQGRPQNAGQTNGNSNAAVKSTGNRPANNNSVTNIDKGAEDGWHIVNKRNNRNDANNNHASMTTQRGMILTPLP
- the LOC138893125 gene encoding uncharacterized protein: MGDYKKEFARLHDYVEILKSTNHGTTAVIRTSKNAEPSKEVFMGIYICLEELKTGWLEGCRNIIGFDGAFLKGICKETEGEGLAIMSDMQKLLPNSEMRWCARHIWANWKQTWPGEERRKKFWQCARATFEVYFSKKVDEMDQLGGDIVQDLLKYNKKTWYRTYFKEHSKYDVVENNMCETFNSWILIARDKSIITMLEKIRIKYMERMNSMREFSRKWVGDISPMDMKMLGDNAQRAAKCEVKFDGETGYEIQDGPYKHIVDFRRCSCTCRSWEDTYLKAYIIFIQPLTSMNLWPKSTLPAIEPPVITAMLGRPKKKRRKPIDEPKKKFGKGTRIGRQMRYFLCKTLGHNKKECPSARNQGGSAGTSSVGDETTENASSTEACGILELVKVHQQQQLDQQQQL